A part of Denitratisoma oestradiolicum genomic DNA contains:
- the rnr gene encoding ribonuclease R: MSNKKTDKSLKLSAVRRGDPELAREIAKYDYPLPSREYILQILGDQEGVPLSFDDLCDRLDIKDFEREDFQRRLGAMARDGQLMQNRRGDWLIPDKADLLGGRIQGHPDGYGFLVPDDKAKGNDVFLSAKEMAKVLHGDRAIVRLVGVDRRGRPEGKIVEVTDRVNTRVVGRVINEHGVCFVSAENRRISQDILLPPPAKGDKKALRPTAGQVVMVEIIEQPNVRSQPIGRVVEILGNYADPGMEIEIALRKHDLPFEFSKEALQQTKKLPDTVRKSDWKGREDLTGLPLVTIDGETARDFDDAVYCERQGKGFRLVVAIADVSHYVESGSVLDQEAYDRGNSVYFPRRVIPMLPEKLSNGLCSLNPQVERLCMVCDMSLSVTGAIKRYRFYPAVMFSQARLTYTEVAAALYDLDPATRKKLEPLLPHLEALDDVFRLLAKAREKRGAIDFDTVETRMIFDDNGKISRIEPYERNDAHRLIEECMLAANVCASEYLHEQEHPTLYRIHEGPTPEKLTKLREFFATFGMQLGGGDKPSAKDYAKLLEKIQGRPDKLLLQTVMLRSLSQAVYSPDNVGHFGLAYESYTHFTSPIRRYPDLLVHRAIKAALNREKYRPGNWDEIGIHCSATERRADEATRDVESWLKCFYMKDRVGEEFTGSISAVVPFGIFVALDDVFVEGLVHVSDLGRDYFHFDEAAHTMVGERSGARYRLSDRVKIQVARVDMEQNKIDFRLVDEASGTSQEAVKSNRKRR, from the coding sequence TTGTCAAACAAGAAAACAGATAAATCTCTCAAGCTTTCCGCCGTGCGTCGCGGGGATCCCGAACTGGCTCGGGAAATTGCCAAGTACGACTATCCCCTGCCCAGCCGGGAGTACATTCTCCAGATTCTGGGGGACCAGGAAGGCGTGCCGCTCTCCTTCGACGATCTGTGCGATCGCCTCGATATCAAGGACTTCGAACGGGAGGATTTTCAGCGCCGCCTCGGCGCCATGGCCCGGGATGGGCAGTTGATGCAGAACCGCCGGGGCGACTGGCTGATTCCGGACAAGGCCGACCTGCTCGGCGGTCGCATCCAGGGCCATCCGGACGGTTACGGTTTCCTGGTGCCGGACGACAAGGCCAAGGGCAATGATGTGTTCCTCTCCGCCAAGGAAATGGCCAAGGTGCTCCATGGCGACCGGGCCATTGTGCGCCTGGTGGGAGTGGATCGCCGGGGGCGGCCCGAGGGCAAGATCGTCGAGGTTACCGACCGGGTCAACACCCGGGTGGTGGGCCGGGTCATCAACGAACACGGGGTCTGCTTCGTCTCCGCGGAGAACCGCCGCATCAGCCAGGACATTCTCCTGCCACCGCCTGCCAAAGGCGACAAGAAGGCCCTGCGGCCCACGGCCGGCCAGGTGGTGATGGTGGAAATCATCGAACAGCCCAACGTCCGTTCCCAGCCCATCGGCCGGGTGGTGGAAATCCTGGGCAATTACGCCGATCCAGGCATGGAAATCGAGATCGCCCTGCGCAAGCATGATCTGCCCTTCGAGTTTTCCAAGGAAGCCCTGCAACAGACCAAGAAGCTTCCGGACACCGTGCGCAAGTCGGACTGGAAGGGGCGGGAGGATCTGACCGGCCTGCCCCTGGTGACCATCGACGGCGAGACCGCTCGGGACTTCGACGATGCCGTGTATTGCGAACGCCAGGGCAAGGGCTTCCGTCTGGTGGTGGCCATCGCCGATGTCTCCCATTATGTGGAGTCGGGGTCGGTGCTGGACCAGGAAGCCTATGACCGGGGCAACTCGGTGTATTTCCCCCGGCGGGTGATTCCCATGCTGCCGGAGAAACTCTCCAATGGCCTGTGTTCCCTGAATCCCCAGGTGGAACGCCTGTGCATGGTTTGCGACATGTCGCTCTCCGTCACGGGTGCCATCAAGCGCTATCGCTTCTATCCGGCGGTGATGTTCTCCCAGGCGCGGCTTACCTATACCGAGGTGGCCGCTGCCCTCTACGATCTTGATCCCGCCACCCGCAAGAAACTGGAGCCCCTGCTGCCTCACCTGGAGGCTCTGGACGATGTGTTTCGGCTCCTGGCCAAGGCCAGGGAAAAGCGGGGCGCCATCGATTTCGATACCGTCGAGACCCGCATGATCTTCGACGACAACGGCAAGATATCCCGCATCGAGCCCTACGAGCGCAACGATGCCCACCGCCTGATCGAAGAGTGCATGCTGGCAGCCAACGTCTGCGCCTCCGAGTATCTGCACGAGCAGGAGCATCCCACCCTCTATCGAATTCACGAGGGGCCGACGCCGGAAAAACTCACCAAGCTGCGGGAGTTCTTCGCCACCTTCGGCATGCAGTTGGGGGGCGGCGACAAGCCCAGCGCCAAGGACTATGCCAAGCTGCTGGAAAAGATCCAGGGCCGGCCCGACAAGTTGCTGCTCCAGACCGTGATGTTGCGTTCCCTCAGTCAGGCGGTCTACAGCCCCGACAACGTGGGCCACTTCGGTCTGGCCTACGAGAGCTACACCCACTTCACTTCCCCCATCCGCCGCTATCCGGACCTGCTGGTGCATCGGGCCATCAAAGCGGCCTTGAATCGGGAAAAATACCGTCCGGGCAACTGGGACGAGATCGGCATCCACTGCTCCGCCACTGAGCGCCGGGCCGACGAGGCCACCCGTGACGTGGAGTCCTGGCTCAAGTGCTTCTACATGAAGGACCGGGTCGGCGAAGAGTTCACCGGCAGCATTTCCGCCGTGGTGCCCTTCGGTATTTTCGTCGCCCTGGACGATGTCTTCGTCGAGGGCCTGGTCCATGTCTCGGACCTGGGTCGGGACTACTTCCATTTCGACGAAGCCGCCCACACCATGGTGGGCGAGCGCAGCGGCGCCCGTTACCGACTGTCCGACCGGGTGAAAATCCAGGTGGCGCGGGTGGATATGGAGCAGAACAAGATCGACTTCCGTCTGGTGGATGAGGCCTCGGGAACGTCCCAAGAAGCTGTCAAAAGCAATCGAAAGCGGCGTTAG
- the pcnB gene encoding polynucleotide adenylyltransferase PcnB, with translation MIRKLLRRVFRRNGTPPAVALAIVPAERHRIRRDQVSRVALRVCDTLQEAGHRAYVVGGAVRDLIAGIEPKDFDVATDATPDQVRALFRRSRIIGRRFQIVHVMSGPETIEVSTFRAAHDADTIKDEHGRVLRDNVWGSIEEDAARRDFTVNALYYDPATQTVLDYHHGVADLQQKVLRMIGEPRARYREDPVRMLRAVRLSAKLGLALDPAVRNPIREMAELMENVPAARLFDEMLKLLFSGHAVECLKRLRDDGLHHGLLPLLDVILEQPMGEKFVLLALTSTDDRVKAGKPTSPGFLFATLLWHEVLANWDARKARKQVSMPALYEAMDEVLDIQAEKLAITRRIAGDIKEIWALQPRFEKRSGKFPYRLLEQPRFRAAYDFLLLRAGSGEVPQELADWWTEFQDADPERREAMQMADTSPRKPRRRRSRGPKAQDAGGEQTS, from the coding sequence ATGATCCGAAAACTGCTGCGCCGCGTGTTCCGGCGCAACGGGACTCCGCCTGCCGTGGCACTGGCCATCGTACCGGCGGAGCGCCATCGCATACGCCGCGACCAGGTTTCCCGGGTCGCCCTGCGAGTCTGCGACACCTTGCAGGAAGCCGGCCACCGGGCCTATGTGGTGGGCGGCGCGGTGCGGGACCTGATCGCCGGCATCGAACCCAAGGACTTCGACGTGGCCACCGACGCCACGCCGGACCAGGTCCGGGCCCTGTTCCGCCGCTCCCGCATCATCGGCCGCCGCTTCCAGATCGTCCATGTCATGTCCGGTCCGGAGACTATCGAGGTCTCCACCTTCCGCGCCGCCCATGACGCGGACACCATCAAGGACGAGCATGGCCGGGTACTGCGGGACAACGTCTGGGGCAGCATCGAGGAGGACGCGGCGCGGCGGGACTTCACCGTCAACGCCCTGTACTACGACCCCGCGACCCAGACCGTGCTGGACTATCACCACGGCGTGGCCGACCTTCAGCAAAAGGTGCTGCGCATGATCGGCGAGCCCCGCGCCCGCTACCGGGAAGACCCGGTGCGCATGCTGCGGGCCGTGCGCCTCTCGGCCAAGCTGGGTCTGGCCCTGGACCCGGCGGTGCGGAATCCGATCCGCGAAATGGCGGAACTGATGGAAAACGTGCCGGCAGCCCGGCTCTTCGACGAGATGCTGAAGCTGCTGTTCTCCGGCCATGCCGTGGAATGCCTGAAGCGCCTGCGCGACGACGGCCTGCATCATGGACTGCTGCCCCTGCTGGACGTGATCCTGGAGCAGCCCATGGGGGAAAAATTCGTTCTCCTGGCCCTGACCAGTACCGACGACCGGGTAAAGGCCGGCAAGCCCACCTCCCCCGGCTTCCTCTTCGCCACCCTGCTCTGGCATGAGGTGCTGGCCAACTGGGATGCCCGCAAGGCCCGGAAACAGGTGTCCATGCCGGCCCTCTACGAGGCCATGGACGAAGTGCTCGACATTCAGGCCGAGAAGCTCGCGATCACCCGCCGCATCGCCGGAGACATCAAGGAAATCTGGGCCCTCCAGCCCCGCTTCGAGAAGCGCTCCGGCAAATTCCCCTACCGCCTGCTGGAGCAGCCCCGCTTTCGTGCCGCCTACGATTTCCTGCTGCTGCGGGCCGGCAGCGGCGAGGTGCCCCAGGAACTGGCCGACTGGTGGACCGAGTTCCAGGACGCGGATCCGGAACGGCGCGAAGCCATGCAGATGGCCGACACCTCACCCCGCAAGCCCCGCCGCCGCCGTAGCCGCGGCCCCAAGGCCCAGGATGCGGGAGGGGAGCAGACGTCGTGA
- a CDS encoding ShlB/FhaC/HecB family hemolysin secretion/activation protein, with product MKRNHRSVLLGTVVQVLTGLAWAQPVAFDISGFKVEGGSLLTEEVVQRALVPHAGAGRTMDDVKRAAGALKDAYAQAGYPVVQVFPPEQTAAGGVITLRVIEGRVAKVTVAGNKVYDEANIRASLPALKEGKAPHSGEIVADIVLANENPAKQVAVNFQASGAPGDIDARVDVVEDRTEKYTVTVDNAGSRSTGMERIGIAYQNANLMNRDHMLTLQYMTTYQNPDKVGNLTVGYRIPFYAQGLSLDLIAAYSDTKSTSSSPAGALFFSGKGSYFGTRLNQALPSQGEYRHKLVYGLDYKDFNNDCSLGGTALNACGTITSMPASLSYVAQLATPAFQAGGNIGYYVNIVGGPHGSSTAYGTRSRQWDAWRASGFVAVPLKDWQARATLNFQESSKALIASEQFGIGGASSVRGYDERTASGDYGASANLEIYTPDLASSLGLSAETKLRALAFHDLGYVHNITPGMIGETKLSSIGLGMRLNYGKDLAVRLDVGFVQSPTHPTVPVQRDRNKSFGHLAVSYSF from the coding sequence GTGAAGCGTAATCATCGCAGTGTGCTGCTGGGCACCGTGGTACAGGTATTGACGGGGCTGGCCTGGGCGCAGCCGGTGGCGTTCGACATCTCCGGGTTTAAGGTGGAAGGTGGGTCTCTTTTGACCGAGGAGGTGGTGCAGCGGGCATTGGTACCCCATGCTGGCGCCGGTCGTACCATGGACGATGTCAAGCGGGCTGCTGGCGCATTGAAGGATGCCTACGCGCAAGCGGGCTATCCGGTGGTCCAGGTTTTCCCCCCGGAGCAGACGGCGGCGGGAGGCGTGATCACCCTCCGCGTCATTGAGGGGAGGGTCGCCAAGGTCACCGTAGCCGGCAACAAGGTCTACGACGAAGCCAATATCCGGGCCAGTCTGCCGGCCCTCAAGGAAGGCAAGGCTCCCCATTCGGGTGAGATCGTTGCCGATATCGTCCTGGCCAACGAGAATCCGGCCAAGCAGGTCGCGGTGAATTTCCAGGCCAGTGGGGCACCGGGCGATATCGATGCCCGGGTCGATGTCGTCGAGGACCGTACTGAAAAATATACGGTCACGGTCGATAACGCGGGTTCCCGTTCCACGGGCATGGAGCGCATCGGCATCGCCTATCAGAATGCGAACCTGATGAATCGGGATCACATGCTGACCCTGCAGTACATGACGACTTACCAGAATCCGGACAAGGTGGGCAATCTCACCGTCGGTTATCGCATACCCTTCTATGCCCAGGGTCTGTCCCTGGACCTGATCGCGGCCTACTCGGATACCAAGAGCACCTCCAGTTCCCCCGCTGGAGCGCTGTTCTTCTCCGGTAAGGGTTCCTATTTTGGCACCCGCCTCAATCAGGCTCTTCCCAGCCAGGGTGAATACCGGCATAAGCTGGTCTATGGCCTGGACTACAAAGACTTCAACAACGATTGCAGTCTGGGTGGTACCGCGCTGAATGCCTGTGGCACCATCACCAGCATGCCGGCGAGCCTCAGCTATGTTGCCCAACTCGCCACGCCGGCCTTCCAGGCGGGCGGCAACATCGGTTATTACGTCAATATCGTGGGCGGTCCCCATGGCAGCAGCACTGCTTATGGCACCCGTTCCCGGCAATGGGATGCCTGGCGCGCCAGCGGTTTTGTGGCCGTTCCCCTCAAGGACTGGCAAGCCCGGGCCACGCTGAATTTCCAGGAATCCTCCAAGGCCCTGATTGCCAGCGAACAGTTCGGCATTGGTGGTGCATCCTCGGTGCGGGGTTATGACGAGCGTACTGCCTCCGGCGACTACGGCGCCTCGGCCAACCTGGAGATATATACCCCGGACCTGGCCTCATCCCTGGGCCTGTCTGCGGAGACCAAGCTGAGAGCCTTGGCTTTCCATGATTTGGGCTACGTACACAACATCACTCCGGGCATGATCGGCGAGACCAAGCTCTCCAGCATTGGCCTGGGCATGCGGCTGAACTACGGCAAGGATCTGGCGGTACGTCTGGATGTCGGTTTTGTCCAGTCGCCCACCCATCCCACGGTGCCCGTGCAGCGCGACCGCAACAAGAGTTTTGGCCACCTGGCCGTGTCCTACTCGTTCTGA
- a CDS encoding two-partner secretion domain-containing protein, which translates to MRSLNTSTHQRFRKTALSLAISLAISPIALANPIGPTVANGAASFATNGNTFTVTNSPGAIINWQQFNIGQNEITKFVQQNAQSAVLNRIGGQDPSQILGTLQSNGRVFLVNPNGVMFGSGAIIDVAGLIASSLNISNADFLADKLSFAGHGGSVSNLGKITTPVGGSVYLIGGNVSNEGIVTTPQGQVLLAAGNSVSLTDTGTPNMTVTLNATDNRAVNLGQITAQGGRIDIYGALIDQQGSLVADAAALDAQGRIVLKASGTTNVSGSISATHANSQGGSVQVLGDEVTLAAMASIDASGATGGGTVLVGGDRQGNNPAVQNATKTNIAAGANIKADATQAGNGGKVIVWSNDKTFYDGFISVRGGAQGGDGGFAETSGHTLMANGLVDARAPLGKNGTWLLDPALACISDGSSCTVPGLSAPIPATYSVSSLGQALALADVIVDVTDVAAYQTSSTYVLPAISGLGSGGRLLSLTSPYIYLNGSLDALTNNVTLNAKFDAWGSSASLPSKSGVIDIASGGHSLRTVGGVYFDADRTVNIAPDADFRANYISIYAKDYFSYSPAGGAAGFWGATSSTVYGSIHAPYVALGGTYNLPASQISGTGTYMIGISAYGGGSTGITSATYPTKSGVLELLPGMAWTLPNASGWKGELMLQGSQSLVLGAGAKVINGSPSTPTVIELDQQESIIELDAPLIVNNGASFEGQVVDVSLNSLSGSPISVNAYAVGLNPSFYSSSKNVLLGTDSCPGDWCLSDAGTYLSGSWTTLGVFSYLTYAANASATASNLEVVGSFNSRSTNLWLGAGGNVKISSPITQTGAIALLGGDEWGSAYTSSLQRGITINQPIKSDTGVLLATSGGTIQLNSTVTAPGVSIYLEPNCSDGSVNCASPVQASFVNNGGAQALQTTKGWFIENVAGAGTVSLGGLGGQGPVSRAETEAQGITPQTEAITASDTYYFAKGTGTTSTPSTPTETSGTSTADTVTTDVCVNNPALCSTTSSQMTSQSAQVVEAAVAEGTETKGVVTYDSKAAKEDKKTAKAEEAKKDDKGSAAKSATRPKDETKEADQRKSSAELKQESKQATVAAKKVEAEAKKTEAEAKRMEAEAKKAEGEAKKVEGEARKAEVVARKAEDDGKKAATEAKQAETEAKGAKNPEHKAVAESKKAEAESRKAEADAKQAEAGAKKSEVSAKRAEADAKHAEAEGKRVEASAKKSEADARKAEAEYKQAAAEAKEAKTPEQKIAAQKRAEEKRIESVQKQAEAKVKLAKAEERKSESEQKKVEASAHKVEAEAKQTEAEAKRDESSAHKAEAAAKQDESREVRAKTEGKAEDAKRAENRKVESEQKRSTEEKKAETKHAEAEGRKAEASKLKAEAETKRAEHAKKADAQRVETLKAFQKAAIASMTPERLAEMSALRHEFKTELLKPALTILQANPNVANLPACGGGSDVCMPARQEIAAQSAAQMPLPVPTLSFLPQIQRKVAVMVGINSYQDNRIPALESAVPDVEAVGKVLQEKMGYDVRVIRNGTRAEIVKTLNTLGKEMGANDSVTVYYAGHGYQMETAKGGNQGYWLPADASVSDPSNWVSNSDVAKLLGNIPAKQVMLVSDSCYSGAFTKEQKVAPSADAQQILSKRSVVVMSSGGEEPVSDEGNDGHSIFAWSLMNSLKNVGKFDSGTKVFEDTKASVIETFPQVPQYGAATSAGHTSGGDYLFEVRSFK; encoded by the coding sequence ATGCGTTCCCTCAATACCTCCACCCACCAGCGCTTCCGCAAGACGGCGCTCAGTCTGGCTATTTCTCTTGCCATTTCCCCCATCGCTCTGGCCAATCCCATTGGTCCCACGGTGGCCAATGGCGCGGCAAGCTTCGCGACCAATGGCAATACCTTCACGGTAACCAACAGCCCCGGCGCCATCATCAACTGGCAGCAGTTCAACATCGGCCAGAATGAGATCACGAAGTTCGTCCAGCAGAATGCCCAGTCCGCGGTGCTGAACCGCATCGGCGGCCAGGACCCGAGCCAGATTCTGGGTACCTTGCAATCCAATGGCCGGGTTTTCCTGGTCAACCCCAACGGCGTAATGTTCGGTTCTGGTGCCATCATTGACGTGGCCGGGCTTATCGCCTCCTCCCTCAATATCTCCAATGCCGATTTCCTGGCCGACAAGCTGAGCTTTGCCGGCCATGGCGGCAGCGTCAGTAACCTGGGCAAGATCACCACACCGGTGGGCGGCAGCGTCTATCTGATTGGTGGCAACGTCAGCAACGAAGGCATCGTCACCACGCCTCAGGGCCAGGTGCTGCTGGCTGCCGGCAATAGCGTCAGCCTCACCGATACCGGCACTCCGAACATGACGGTGACCCTCAACGCTACCGATAACCGGGCCGTCAACCTGGGTCAGATTACGGCCCAGGGCGGGCGTATCGATATCTACGGTGCCCTGATCGATCAGCAGGGCAGTCTTGTGGCCGATGCTGCCGCCCTGGATGCCCAGGGGCGAATCGTTCTCAAGGCCAGCGGAACTACCAATGTTTCCGGCAGCATCAGCGCCACTCATGCCAATAGCCAGGGTGGTTCGGTCCAGGTACTCGGCGATGAGGTGACGCTGGCGGCCATGGCTAGCATCGATGCATCGGGCGCCACGGGCGGTGGGACGGTACTGGTCGGCGGCGATCGGCAGGGAAACAACCCGGCAGTACAGAATGCAACCAAAACCAATATTGCCGCCGGCGCCAACATCAAGGCCGATGCCACCCAAGCGGGCAATGGTGGCAAGGTGATTGTCTGGTCCAACGACAAGACCTTTTACGATGGCTTCATTTCGGTGAGGGGTGGTGCCCAGGGCGGCGACGGCGGTTTTGCCGAGACTTCCGGACACACTTTGATGGCTAATGGTCTCGTCGATGCCAGGGCCCCCCTCGGCAAGAACGGCACCTGGCTGCTGGATCCAGCCCTGGCCTGTATCTCCGATGGTTCATCCTGTACGGTGCCCGGCTTGTCTGCCCCCATTCCAGCGACCTATTCCGTTTCTTCCCTGGGCCAGGCCCTAGCCCTGGCCGACGTGATCGTTGATGTGACCGATGTGGCGGCCTATCAGACCAGTAGCACCTATGTGTTGCCTGCGATTTCCGGTCTGGGTAGTGGAGGGCGCCTGCTGAGCCTGACCTCGCCTTATATCTATCTCAACGGCTCTCTGGATGCCCTGACCAACAACGTCACGCTCAATGCCAAGTTCGATGCCTGGGGAAGCTCTGCCAGTCTGCCCAGCAAGTCCGGTGTCATCGACATCGCCAGTGGTGGTCACAGTCTGCGTACTGTCGGAGGCGTTTACTTCGATGCCGACAGGACCGTCAATATCGCCCCTGATGCGGACTTTCGGGCCAACTACATTTCCATCTATGCCAAAGACTATTTCAGTTACTCCCCTGCGGGCGGTGCCGCAGGTTTCTGGGGGGCAACCAGCAGTACGGTTTATGGTTCGATTCACGCCCCCTACGTTGCCCTGGGCGGAACCTACAATCTTCCTGCCAGCCAGATATCGGGAACCGGCACCTATATGATCGGCATTTCCGCCTACGGCGGGGGTAGCACCGGAATCACCTCCGCTACCTATCCCACCAAGTCGGGTGTGCTGGAACTGCTTCCGGGCATGGCCTGGACCCTGCCCAACGCTTCCGGCTGGAAGGGCGAACTGATGCTCCAGGGATCGCAAAGCCTGGTATTGGGGGCAGGAGCCAAGGTCATCAATGGCTCTCCGTCTACGCCTACCGTCATAGAGTTGGATCAACAAGAATCCATCATCGAACTGGATGCCCCGCTGATCGTCAATAACGGGGCTTCCTTCGAGGGGCAGGTGGTCGATGTATCGCTGAATAGCCTGAGTGGTTCGCCTATAAGCGTCAATGCCTACGCTGTCGGGCTCAATCCCTCCTTCTATTCCAGCAGCAAGAATGTTCTCCTGGGTACCGACTCCTGTCCGGGAGACTGGTGTCTCAGTGATGCGGGAACATATCTCTCCGGAAGCTGGACAACTCTGGGCGTTTTTTCCTATCTGACATACGCCGCGAATGCCAGTGCCACGGCAAGCAACCTGGAGGTTGTGGGCTCGTTCAATTCACGTTCCACCAATCTGTGGCTTGGTGCGGGAGGCAATGTAAAGATTTCCAGCCCGATTACGCAGACTGGAGCCATTGCCCTGCTGGGGGGCGATGAATGGGGGTCCGCTTACACATCGAGCCTACAGCGCGGGATCACCATCAATCAACCAATCAAGAGCGACACCGGGGTTCTGCTGGCGACTTCCGGCGGCACCATCCAGCTCAATAGCACCGTTACAGCACCTGGCGTTTCGATCTATCTGGAACCCAATTGCAGCGACGGCAGTGTGAACTGCGCTTCGCCGGTTCAGGCGAGCTTTGTGAATAATGGCGGCGCCCAGGCGCTGCAAACCACCAAGGGATGGTTCATCGAGAACGTCGCGGGCGCGGGCACTGTCAGTTTGGGTGGCTTGGGGGGGCAGGGCCCTGTTTCCCGGGCCGAGACAGAGGCCCAGGGGATTACACCGCAAACCGAAGCCATAACCGCTTCCGACACCTATTACTTCGCCAAGGGAACCGGGACCACATCCACACCTTCGACCCCTACTGAAACCTCTGGAACTTCGACGGCGGATACGGTGACGACGGATGTCTGCGTGAACAACCCCGCCCTGTGCTCCACCACCAGCAGCCAGATGACATCCCAGTCCGCCCAGGTGGTGGAGGCTGCTGTTGCGGAGGGTACGGAAACCAAAGGGGTGGTGACCTACGATAGCAAGGCGGCCAAGGAGGACAAGAAGACAGCCAAGGCTGAAGAAGCCAAGAAGGACGACAAGGGAAGTGCCGCCAAGTCTGCGACCCGCCCGAAAGACGAGACCAAGGAGGCCGATCAGCGCAAATCATCTGCGGAACTGAAGCAGGAATCCAAACAGGCGACTGTGGCTGCCAAGAAGGTGGAGGCCGAGGCGAAGAAGACCGAAGCTGAAGCGAAGAGGATGGAGGCTGAAGCCAAGAAGGCGGAAGGAGAAGCCAAGAAGGTGGAAGGTGAGGCCAGGAAGGCCGAGGTGGTCGCCCGGAAGGCCGAGGACGATGGCAAGAAGGCCGCCACTGAAGCCAAACAGGCGGAGACGGAAGCCAAGGGGGCCAAGAATCCCGAGCACAAGGCGGTCGCCGAGAGCAAGAAGGCCGAGGCCGAGTCCCGCAAGGCGGAAGCAGATGCCAAGCAGGCCGAAGCCGGAGCGAAGAAGTCCGAGGTGAGCGCCAAGCGGGCCGAGGCGGATGCCAAGCATGCCGAAGCCGAAGGGAAACGAGTCGAGGCCAGTGCCAAGAAGTCGGAGGCGGATGCCAGAAAGGCCGAGGCCGAATACAAGCAGGCGGCTGCCGAAGCCAAGGAGGCCAAGACTCCGGAACAGAAGATCGCGGCTCAGAAGCGTGCCGAGGAAAAACGTATCGAGTCGGTGCAGAAGCAGGCCGAAGCCAAGGTCAAGCTGGCCAAGGCCGAAGAGCGCAAGTCCGAGTCCGAGCAGAAGAAGGTCGAGGCCTCCGCCCACAAGGTTGAAGCCGAGGCCAAACAGACCGAAGCCGAGGCTAAACGCGACGAGTCCAGTGCCCACAAGGCCGAGGCTGCCGCCAAGCAAGACGAGTCCCGGGAGGTAAGAGCCAAGACCGAAGGCAAGGCCGAGGATGCCAAGCGGGCCGAGAATCGCAAGGTCGAGTCCGAGCAGAAGCGGTCCACGGAAGAGAAGAAGGCCGAGACCAAGCATGCCGAAGCTGAAGGGCGCAAAGCCGAGGCCAGCAAGCTGAAGGCCGAGGCCGAGACCAAGCGGGCCGAGCACGCCAAAAAGGCGGACGCTCAGCGGGTCGAGACCCTGAAGGCGTTCCAGAAGGCGGCAATTGCCTCCATGACGCCGGAGCGGCTGGCTGAAATGTCCGCCCTGCGCCACGAATTCAAGACCGAGCTGCTCAAGCCGGCCTTGACTATCCTCCAGGCCAACCCGAACGTCGCCAACCTACCGGCTTGCGGTGGTGGTTCCGATGTCTGTATGCCGGCAAGGCAGGAAATTGCTGCCCAGTCCGCCGCGCAGATGCCGCTGCCGGTACCGACGCTTTCTTTCCTTCCTCAGATCCAGCGCAAGGTGGCCGTGATGGTGGGCATCAACAGCTATCAAGACAACAGGATTCCGGCACTGGAGTCCGCCGTTCCCGATGTGGAGGCTGTGGGCAAGGTGTTGCAGGAGAAGATGGGCTACGACGTGCGCGTGATCCGCAACGGTACCCGGGCAGAGATCGTCAAGACCCTGAATACCCTGGGCAAGGAAATGGGGGCCAACGACAGCGTCACCGTCTATTACGCGGGTCATGGCTACCAGATGGAAACTGCCAAGGGGGGTAACCAGGGCTACTGGCTGCCGGCGGATGCCTCTGTTTCCGATCCGTCCAACTGGGTTTCCAATAGCGACGTTGCCAAGCTGTTGGGCAACATTCCTGCGAAGCAGGTGATGCTGGTTTCGGACAGCTGTTACTCCGGAGCCTTCACCAAGGAGCAGAAGGTTGCTCCCAGCGCCGATGCCCAGCAGATCCTGTCCAAGCGTTCGGTGGTTGTGATGTCTTCGGGTGGCGAGGAACCGGTCTCGGATGAAGGAAATGATGGCCATTCCATCTTTGCCTGGAGCCTGATGAACTCTCTCAAGAACGTGGGCAAGTTCGATTCGGGTACCAAGGTCTTCGAGGACACCAAGGCCAGCGTCATTGAGACCTTCCCCCAGGTGCCCCAATATGGGGCCGCCACCTCGGCGGGTCATACCAGCGGCGGCGACTACCTCTTCGAGGTGCGCAGCTTCAAGTAA